The following coding sequences lie in one Dryobates pubescens isolate bDryPub1 chromosome 10, bDryPub1.pri, whole genome shotgun sequence genomic window:
- the CREBZF gene encoding CREB/ATF bZIP transcription factor: protein MRHSLTQLLAASSGGASPSGAVWPLTGAGQAPRGRDGGGEGDPGPARPKQQQPPRREAGALEPRRQEKEPEAPGGPLEVWEQEDWFPGLELGDLLEAARPDWDLDAELSGCFCEEPEQLPSPGQGQKPAAPGRRNGGTGSRLKAAAAARLNRLKKKQYVLGLESRLQGLAAENRQLRDRNRGLSRRLRELERESSYLRAVLANQSALGQLLSRLAGIRAGGLQLSTSLFRDMGSPRRHHHHLQPAGESSDHDYALPSSRPPSLEDAAVGTEADEEWAAPGGICLHVDRDQVSVEFCSICARRAAASFKIFSFRCLPCQAPLCRG, encoded by the exons ATGCGCCACAGCCTCACCCAGCTGCTGGCGGCCTCCTCCGGCGGAGCGAGCCCTTCGGGCGCCGTCTGGCCGCTAACCGGCGCGGGGCAGGCCCCGAGAGGGCGGGATGGCGGCGGGGAAGGGGATCCGGGCCCCGCGCGGCCCAAACAACAACAGCCGCCGCGGCGGGAAGCGGGCGCTTTGGAGCCGCGGCGGCAGGAAAAGGAACCGGAGGCGCCTGGTGGCCCGCTGGAGGTGTGGGAGCAAGAGGACTGGTTcccggggctggagctgggagacCTACTAGAGGCGGCCCGGCCGGACTGGGACCTGGACGCGGAGCTGAGCGGCTGCTTCTGTGAGGAACCGGAGCAGCTGCCCTCGCCGGGCCAGGGCCAGAAGCCGGCGGCGCCCGGGCGGAGGAACGGCGGGACTGGGAGCCGGCTAAAAGCGGCGGCGGCCGCACGGCTGAACCGGCTGAAGAAGAAGCAATACGTTCTGGGTCTGGAAAGCCGCCTCCAGGGCCTAGCTGCCGAGAACCGCCAGCTGCGGGACCGCAACCGTGGCTTGAGTCGCCGCCTGCGAGAGCTGGAGCGGGAAAGCAGCTACCTGCGGGCCGTGCTGGCTAATCAGAgcgccctggggcagctcctgagccGCTTAGCCGGGATCCGTGCCGgcgggctgcagctcagcactagCCTCTTCAGGGACATGGGCAGCCCCCGCCgccatcaccaccacctccagcccGCCGGAGAGAGCAGCGACCATGACTacgccctgcccagctctcggCCTCCGAGCCTGGAGGACGCGGCGGTGGGGACGGAGGCGGACGAGGAGTGGGCGGCCCCCGGCGGGATCTGCCTTCACGTGGACCGGGATCAGGTGTCGGTGGAGTTTTGCTCCATCTGTGCTCGGCGGGCAGCGGCCTCCTTCAAAAT TTTCTCTTTTAGGTGCTTGCCCTGCCAGGCTCCGTTGTGTAGGGGTTAA